The Podospora pseudocomata strain CBS 415.72m chromosome 1 map unlocalized CBS415.72m_1, whole genome shotgun sequence genome has a segment encoding these proteins:
- a CDS encoding uncharacterized protein (EggNog:ENOG503PYD3): MGSIPTVPDITSVHIVFQRHAESVAEVPTNLDYPPLESLEDLEHIVEKRRETVRTSFFLPDGLTNAGAQTCLDYNKDVPGKLDNVYLLVSSPCTRAIETIQGLCPSFQLVGPFHAPQGEPPMNPRVPELEKSIYIHPGLMEASTRPSDIPGIPTVRENAPSRQSVTFLRLKGGTDEDALTILNEQEVDITRMVWPEGVENRWQTDEDRTCAVTDIPDLASIDQAVKEARIWLREWAAKVLSVHQAQGRHDTPRIVVCTHGGILNFVTQEWRTQLEQRPSDGKWELRSPTVLDHLDATVWTFESATDEEAMLKELPQSEARYYARTLGQYYHHLGDDPSQLYLDVDGSVVDQRALQFEEIQEISAEVRDFGERWWTTLRILANWTGLENSQAEEDSLEWV; encoded by the coding sequence ATGGGTTCAATCCCAACCGTGCCCGACATCACATCAGTGCACATCGTTTTTCAACGACATGCCGAATCGGTTGCCGAGGTACCGACGAATCTCGACTACCCGCCACTAGAGAGTCTGGAGGACCTGGAACACATCgtcgagaagaggagagagaccGTGAGGACGAGTTTCTTCTTGCCGGATGGCTTGACGAACGCGGGGGCGCAGACCTGCCTGGATTACAACAAGGATGTGCCCGGGAAGCTAGACAATGTCTACTTGTTGGTCTCATCACCATGCACAAGGGCGATAGAGACCATTCAAGGTCTGTGCCCATCCTTCCAGCTCGTGGGCCCCTTCCATGCCCCTCAGGGCGAGCCCCCTATGAACCCCAGGGTACCAGAGCTTGAGAAGAGCATCTACATCCATCCCGGCCTTATGGAAGCGTCGACAAGACCATCGGACATACCCGGAATACCGACTGTTCGCGAGAACGCCCCTTCGCGACAGTCGGTAACATTTTTGAGACTCAAGGGCGGCACGGATGAAGATGCTCTTACCATTCTCAATGAGCAGGAGGTGGATATTACCCGGATGGTTTGGCCAGAGGGTGTTGAGAACAGATGGCAGACGGATGAAGATCGGACCTGTGCTGTTACCGACATCCCGGATCTTGCCAGCATTGACCAGGCAGTGAAGGAGGCTCGGATCTGGCTCCGGGAGTGGGCCGCCAAAGTCCTGTCGGTTCATCAAGCACAAGGGAGGCATGACACCCCACGGATTGTAGTCTGCACTCACGGCGGCATACTCAACTTTGTCACCCAGGAGTGGCGAACCCAACTGGAGCAAAGGCCTTCAGATGGGAAGTGGGAGCTTCGATCTCCCACAGtactcgaccacctcgacgcAACGGTATGGACCTTCGAGTCGGCaacggatgaggaggcgatgTTGAAGGAGTTGCCCCAGTCCGAGGCAAGATACTATGCCCGCACACTCGGTCAATActaccaccatcttggcGACGACCCCAGCCAACTTTACTTGGATGTGGATGGATCAGTTGTCGACCAAAGGGCTCTCCAATTCGAAGAGATCCAGGAAATATCGGCAGAGGTGCGCGATTTtggagagaggtggtggacgaCGTTGAGGATTCTCGCCAACTGGACGGGACTTGAAAACAGTCAAGCTGAGGAAGACTCACTGGAGTGGGTTTAA
- a CDS encoding uncharacterized protein (EggNog:ENOG503PND8): MLHNKILLALFMGGASCTRIYVNTTTTTHVIATHDPTPRPSYPVCRNGTHCGGVCGDGMVQLPYEQCDLGPELNGAPNSGCSKDCKKVPCCGDGIVAFPEECDLGHRNGELNSGCSKDCKKVSCCGDGHVDWPEECDLGSLNGEPNSGCTDDCKKAPVCGNGYIDPGEECDAGPRNGAYNSGCSDNCTVCDYCGDGILDAPKEECDLGWQFNGAPGSKCSANCTKVDVPCPPTCGNGVVDPGEQCDYGSFNGSPGCKCTTNCTWVKGPICGNGITENPEECDDGDLNGTPSSKCTSTCTFKEPCYPPNPSVCGNGIVEHPEECDDGYLNGTPNSNCTKTCTKITRCTSSCPKPTCGDGRIDYPLGEECDDGEANNGKDYSSCTADCKRKSKPSTCATCNPNPFFNKCTITTSCISTPFGLEKNYCACRAGYRASGLAATDPRQFRLPGFVGQEYRVFVAPGVECDQLCDSPHPGPDSCREVPVRADCA; encoded by the exons ATGCTTCACAACAAGATCTTGCTCGCCCTCTTCATGGGAGGGGCCAGCTGTACCCGTATCTATGTGAACACGACAACTACCACCCATGTTATCGCCACCCACGACCCTACCCCTCGACCAAGCTACCCTGTGTGCCGCAATGGGACCCATTGTGGTGGAGTCTGTGGTGATGG GATGGTCCAGTTGCCCTATGAGCAGTGCGATCTCGGCCCAGAGCTCAACGGAGCACCCAACTCTGGCTGCTCCAAGGACTGCAAGAAGGTTCCCTGCTGCGGTGATGGGATTGTGGCATTCCCCGAGGAATGCGATCTGGGCCATCGCAATGGTGAGCTCAACTCCGGTTGTTCCAAAGATTGCAAGAAGGTCTcttgttgtggtgatggacatGTCGACTGGCCCGAGGAGTGCGATCTTGGATCTCTCAATGGTGAGCCCAATTCGGGCTGCACCGACGATTGCAAAAAGGCCCCTGTCTGCGGCAACGGGTACATCGATCCTGGCGAGGAGTGCGATGCCGGGCCAAGAAACGGAGCCTACAACAGCGGCTGTTCAGATAACTGCACCGTCTGTGACTACTGCGGTGATGGCATTCTGGATGCTCCTAAAGAGGAGTGTGACCTTGGTTGGCAATTCAACGGTGCCCCTGGATCCAAGTGTTCTGCCAACTGCACCAAGGTTGACGTACCCTGCCCACCGACATGCGGCAATGGCGTCGTCGACCCAGGAGAGCAATGCGATTACGGCTCGTTCAATGGTAGCCCTGGCTGCAAGTGCACAACCAACTGCACTTGGGTCAAGGGGCCCATCTGTGGCAACGGCATCACCGAGAATCCCGAGGAGTGTGATGACGGTGATCTCAACGGTACTCCCTCGTCCAAGtgcaccagcacctgcaCGTTCAAAGAGCCCTGCTACCCTCCGAATCCATCAGTCTGCGGAAACGGCATTGTTGAGCACCCGGAAGAGTGTGACGACGGCTACCTCAACGgcacccccaactccaactgCACAAAGACCTGCACCAAGATAACTCGCTGCACGTCCTCTTGCCCAAAGCCAACGTGCGGCGACGGTCGCATTGACTACCCCCTGGGAGAGGAGtgcgacgacggcgaggcCAACAACGGAAAGGATTACTCCTCCTGCACGGCTGACTGCAAGCGCAAGAGCAAGCCCAGCACGTGCGCTACCTGCAACCCGAACCCATTCTTCAACAAGTGCACCATCACAACGTCTTGCATCTCTACTCCGTTTGGGCTGGAGAAGAATTACTGTGCTTGCCGGGCTGGGTACAGAGCTTCTGGCCTGGCGGCTACCGATCCGAGACAGTTTAGACTTCCTGGGTTCGTGGGACAGGAATACAGGGTGTTTGTTGCGCCGGGGGTGGAGTGTGATCAGCTTTGTGATAGCCCTCACCCGGGACCGGATAGTTGCAGAGAGGTTCCTGTGAGGGCTGATTGTGCGTAG
- the SQT1 gene encoding 60S ribosomal subunit assembly or modification protein (EggNog:ENOG503P189; COG:S), giving the protein MSSSKPYQHPADDDDSEPEMIAEDDVQEVVDDMDGDEDVPMDSDDEEQGEELVLENDGIAYFDQHKDSVFAIAQHPVYPHLIATGGSEGDADDAPGKGYVIDISAASSKPVLPPSYNSDPSSAGAWQPTELQPLFAIDGHTDSINALTFTLPRGDFLVSGGMDGRLRVYAVGVPNTGTGAQFKYVGESQETEEVNWVSPCPSAAHPNTIALGASDGSVWVFTIDPAADPSNPIQIVQSYFLHTASCTAGAWSSDGLLLATVSEDSSLHVFDVFGEAAAKNLVTDNGQTVVSLADADQRFFVEGGLYSVAISPSGGLVAVGGAQGAIRVVGLPRLSAQPASRTTQRAVPVQRGPAGRRAAPSNSSNAQSDPSAGAGVVLAALNVQSDGIESLSFSPQQPLLAAGSVDGSIAIFDAARSFQVRKHIRGAHEGESVVKVDFVRAATGATAGWLLTSCGLDGVVRRWDMRGATATQEAVAAGLTAGLIKEWKGHRGGGEGGGVLGFVQGADGERVVTAGDDSVVLVFEA; this is encoded by the coding sequence ATGTCATCCTCGAAGCCATACCAACACCCtgccgacgatgacgactcGGAGCCCGAGATGATCGCCGAGGACGATGTCcaggaggttgttgacgatATGGACGGGGATGAAGATGTCCCCATGGACTCAGACGACGAGGAGCAAGGCGAAGAACTAGTGCTGGAGAACGACGGTATCGCCTACTTTGACCAGCACAAGGATTCAGTCTTTGCGATCGCTCAACATCCAGTATACCCACATTTGATTGCGACAGGTGGTTCCGAGGGCGACGCCGACGATGCCCCAGGAAAAGGCTACGTTATCGACATCTCTGCCGCATCGTCAAAGCCAGTCCTCCCCCCAAGCTACAACTCAGACCCTAGCTCCGCTGGGGCGTGGCAACCGACCGAACTTCAACCCCTGTTCGCCATCGATGGACACACAGACAGCATCAATGCGCTGACATTCACTCTACCACGCGGTGACTTCTTGGTCAGTGGCGGCATGGACGGGCGGTTGCGCGTGTACGCTGTAGGAGTTCCCAACACAGGGACAGGTGCTCAGTTCAAGTACGTCGGCGAGTCACAAGAAACAGAAGAAGTCAACTGGGTATCGCCTTGCCCATCCGCCGCCCATCCGAACACCATCGCCTTGGGCGCATCCGACGGTTCCGTCTGGGTCTTCACCATTGACCCAGCTGCCGATCCTTCCAACCCAATCCAGATCGTCCAGTCCTACTTCCTCCACACAGCATCCTGCACAGCAGGCGCCTGGTCTTCCgacggccttctcctcgctaCCGTCAGCGAGGACAGCTCCCTCCACGTTTTCGACGTCTTTGGCGAAGCGGCTGCTAAGAACCTCGTCACCGATAACGGTCAAACAGTTGTATCTCTTGCGGACGCGGATCAACGCTTCTTCGTCGAGGGTGGCCTCTACTCCGTCGCCATTTCCCCCTCTGGTGGGCTCGTAGCCGTCGGTGGCGCCCAGGGTGCCATCAGGGTCGTCGGTCTCCCTCGCCTCTCCGCTCAGCCTGCTTCGCGAACCACACAACGTGCCGTCCCCGTCCAACGAGGCCCCGCCGGCCGCAGAGCTGCTCCTTCCAACTCGTCCAACGCGCAAAGCGATCCTTCCGCCGGTGCTGGCGTCGTTCTGGCTGCGTTGAACGTACAATCAGACGGCATCGAGTCCCTGTCTTTTTCGCCGCAACAGCCTCTCCTCGCTGCTGGCTCAGTAGACGGCAGCATTGCCATCTTTGATGCCGCGAGGTCGTTCCAAGTAAGGAAACACATCCGCGGTGCCCACGAGGGGGAGTCTGTTGTCAAGGTAGACTTTGTCCGGGCTGCCACTGGCGCGACTGCCGGTTGGCTCCTGACGTCGTGCGGTTTGGACGGCGTGGTGAGACGGTGGGACATGCGTGGCGCGACCGCTACCCaagaggctgttgctgctgggctaACGGCTGGTTTGATCAAGGAGTGGAAGGGTcacagaggtggtggtgagggtggtggtgttttgggtttTGTGCAGGGCGCTGATGGTGAGAGGGTTGTCACAGCGGGTGATGACTCCGTTGTGCTGGTTTTCGAGGCCTAA